One Caviibacter abscessus genomic window, TGGTGGAAGTATTCTGCACAAGAAATTATAGGTCAAGAATTACTTGTTAAATTTGGTCTTGAAAATGAACAAATAAGAAAAGAAAACAGTATTCTTGATGTATGGTTTGATTCAGGAGTTTCACATAGATCAGTTGTAATACCAAGAGGTTATGAAAGACCAGTAGATCTTTATCTTGAAGGTTCAGATCAACATAGAGGTTGGTTCCAATCATCACTTATGACTTCAATAGCAAGTACAAAAGATAAACCATATAAAAGAATATTAACTCATGGATTTGTAAATGATGGTAGCGGAAGAAAAATGAGTAAATCACTTGGCAATGTTGTTGTTCCTAATGAAATCATTGAAAAATATGGAGCAGATATTCTAAGACTTTGGGTATCATCTGTAGATTATAGAGAAGATGTAAGATTATCTGAGGACATATTAAACAGAATGTCTGATTCATATAGAAAGATAAGAAATACATCAAGATATCTTTTAGGTAATATATCAGATTTTGATTATACAACTGGAAAAGTTAAATATGAAGACATGGAAGAAATTGATAAATGGGCTATGGGAAGGCTTGAAAAATTAAAATCAAGAGTTGAACATTTATATGACAATTTTGAATTTTATACATTATTCCAAGAAATAACAAACTTTTGTATAACAGATATGTCAGCATTTTATTTAGATATAATAAAAGATAGATTATATTGTGAATATAAAACATCACAAAAGAGAAGATCTGCACAAACTGTATTAGTTGAAATATTACAAGTTTTAGTACGTGTAATATCTCCTGTATTATCATTTACAGCTGAAGAAATTTGGGATAAAATACCTGAAAATATTAAAGAAACTCAAAGTGTTCACCTAGCTTCTTGGGTTGATTTACACCCTGAATATATAGATGAAGAACTTTCAAAAAAATGGGAAAAAATATCTCATCTTAGAAGAGAAATAAACAAAAAAATAGAAGAGAAAAGACAAAGTGGAGAAATAGGATTATCTCTTGATGCTCGTGTAATTTTAAATATACAAAATGAAGACTATATGTTTATAAAACAATACAGTATGTGGGATACAGCAGATATGTTTCTTGTATCACAAGTAGTATACTGTGATGAAGAGCTAGAAAGCACTGAAATATCAGGTATAAGTGTAAAAGTAGTTAAAGCACTTGGTAAAAAGTGTGAAAGATGTTGGAAATACAGTGAAGATATAGTTGAAAATGAATTTGGTCAAGTAACACCAAGAGATATGGAAGTACTAAGACTTATGAAAGAAAATGGAGAATTAAATGAAGAGCAAGAGTAAAGAAAGCGGTTCATCTCTAACACTATACATAATAATTATTATACTTTTAACATTAATAGATCAATTATCAAAACATATTATGTATATTTTATCAAAAGGAGTTCAAGGATATTCACTAAAAATTTTTGGAGAATTTTTAAGATTTACTTATGTTGAAAATCATGGTGGAATATTTGGAGTATTTCAAGGTCATATAAAGGCATTTACATTTATAAGTACCTTATTAATAATATATTTTGCAATGACAGAACTTAAAAACTTTGGTAAATATAACTCAAGCACAAAACTTGCTGCAAGCTTTTTAATAGCCGGAGCTGCCGGAAATATGATTGATAGATTTTTTAGAGGCTATGTAATAGATATGATAGATTTTAGAACTATATGGTCTTTTGTATTTAATATAGCAGATATGTATATTCATATAGGTGTATATATACTAATCTTTATATACATCTTTAAAAAAGGAGAATTTAGAAAATGACTTTTCAAAATATAATACTAACACTTCAAAAATATTGGGAGAAGCAAGGTTGTGTTTTAGGAAATTCATATGATGTTGAGACGGGAGCGGGAACATTTAATCCGGATACGTTTTTGATGGCACTTGGTCCTGAACCTTGGAATGTTGCTTATGTTGAACCTTCAAGAAGACCTAAAGATGGAAGATATGGACAAAACCCTAATAGAGTTTATCAGCATCATCAATTTCAGGTTATAATGAAACCATCTCCTGAAAATATACAAGAACTTTATTTGAAGAGTTTGGAAGCTCTTGGAATAGATTTA contains:
- the lspA gene encoding signal peptidase II; its protein translation is MKSKSKESGSSLTLYIIIIILLTLIDQLSKHIMYILSKGVQGYSLKIFGEFLRFTYVENHGGIFGVFQGHIKAFTFISTLLIIYFAMTELKNFGKYNSSTKLAASFLIAGAAGNMIDRFFRGYVIDMIDFRTIWSFVFNIADMYIHIGVYILIFIYIFKKGEFRK